One Ignavibacterium album JCM 16511 genomic region harbors:
- a CDS encoding dipeptidyl-peptidase 3 family protein encodes MKKLLILLSSLMILSCGEKQNQIKEESQVEILKQKISKFIPVEIQYDENLLSEREKIVLEKLYQASKLIDSIYLDQVYSKNHQIKAELLAKLSDKSIVSDAEQKLKLNLELELFNIMFGPFDRLEDDKPFIGTEKKPLGANFYPEDMTKEEFENWIKQNPADEKSFTSEFTVIRRQNGKLIAIPYSEYYNNYLTVISNLLKEAAQYADNPSLKKYLLSRADAFLSNDYYQSDMDWMDLKNHNIEVVIGPYEVYEDGLFNYKASFESFVTIKDPVETKKLEVFAKYLNDIEKNLPLDEKHKNYQRGSESPIVVVNEVFTAGDTKAGVQTLAFNLPNDERVRKAKGSKKVMLKNVHEAKFEKLLKPIAELVLEPELLPFVTFDAFFNHTLMHEMSHGVGPGFITVNGKQTEVKKELKETYSTMEECKADILGMYNNIFMIEKGVYPKEMGKQVWVTFLAGAFRSMRFGIGEVHGGGNAIIYNFLLEKGAYVYDDAKQKVKIDFEKIYPALKEFCNLVLTIQAEGNYQAAKDLISKYTVKSPSIDALTKKLEKLPVDIKPLFEIEKKLK; translated from the coding sequence ATGAAAAAGTTGCTTATTCTTTTATCATCATTAATGATTTTATCTTGTGGTGAAAAACAAAATCAAATTAAAGAGGAAAGTCAGGTGGAAATACTCAAACAAAAAATTTCAAAATTTATCCCTGTTGAAATTCAATATGATGAAAATCTTTTAAGTGAAAGAGAAAAAATTGTTCTAGAAAAACTTTATCAGGCATCAAAGCTTATTGATTCAATTTATCTCGATCAGGTTTACTCGAAAAATCATCAGATTAAAGCCGAATTGCTTGCAAAGCTTTCGGATAAATCAATCGTGAGTGATGCAGAGCAAAAACTTAAACTTAATCTCGAGCTTGAACTCTTCAACATTATGTTTGGTCCTTTTGACAGGCTCGAAGATGATAAGCCATTTATAGGAACGGAAAAGAAGCCACTCGGAGCAAATTTTTATCCTGAAGATATGACTAAAGAAGAATTTGAAAATTGGATTAAGCAAAATCCGGCAGATGAAAAATCTTTTACATCAGAATTTACTGTAATAAGAAGACAAAACGGAAAACTTATAGCAATTCCATATAGCGAATATTACAATAACTATTTAACCGTAATTTCAAATCTTTTGAAAGAAGCCGCACAGTATGCTGATAATCCTTCGCTGAAAAAATATTTGCTTTCGCGAGCAGATGCTTTCCTTTCGAATGATTATTATCAGAGCGATATGGATTGGATGGATCTTAAGAATCATAATATTGAAGTGGTTATTGGTCCTTATGAAGTTTATGAAGATGGTTTGTTTAATTATAAAGCATCGTTTGAAAGTTTCGTTACAATTAAAGATCCGGTTGAAACAAAAAAACTTGAAGTGTTTGCAAAATATCTGAATGATATTGAAAAAAATCTTCCGCTTGATGAAAAACATAAAAACTATCAGCGCGGAAGTGAATCACCAATTGTGGTGGTTAATGAAGTATTTACTGCCGGCGATACAAAAGCTGGAGTTCAAACGCTTGCATTCAATCTTCCGAATGATGAAAGAGTACGCAAAGCAAAGGGCTCAAAGAAAGTAATGTTAAAAAATGTTCACGAAGCAAAATTTGAAAAATTATTAAAACCAATTGCAGAACTTGTACTTGAACCTGAACTTCTGCCATTTGTTACATTCGATGCTTTCTTCAACCACACACTTATGCACGAAATGTCTCACGGTGTTGGTCCGGGATTTATCACAGTGAATGGAAAACAAACAGAAGTAAAAAAAGAGTTGAAGGAAACTTATTCAACAATGGAAGAATGTAAGGCAGATATTCTTGGAATGTATAATAACATTTTTATGATTGAAAAAGGTGTGTATCCAAAAGAAATGGGAAAACAGGTTTGGGTAACTTTTCTTGCAGGAGCTTTTCGTAGTATGAGATTTGGAATTGGAGAAGTACATGGTGGTGGCAATGCAATCATTTATAATTTTCTTCTTGAAAAAGGTGCTTATGTTTATGATGATGCAAAACAAAAAGTTAAAATTGATTTTGAAAAAATTTATCCCGCGCTGAAAGAATTTTGTAATTTAGTTCTTACAATTCAGGCGGAGGGAAATTATCAGGCAGCGAAAGATTTGATTTCAAAGTATACTGTTAAATCTCCTTCAATCGATGCTTTAACAAAAAAGCTTGAAAAGCTTCCGGTGGATATTAAGCCGTTATTTGAAATAGAAAAGAAGCTGAAATAA
- a CDS encoding nitroreductase family protein produces METFQAIINRRSIRKYKSLKIESEKISSILKAAMYAPSAMNLQPWHFIVINSKDVINSTVKSVPHAEMIKQSGNAILVCGDSNLEKNESWLIQNCSAAVQNILLSAYELGLGSCWIAVQGIDEVVKNLKDQFKLPSEIIPIALVAIGYPDEEVKSEERFNMEKVHFNKW; encoded by the coding sequence ATGGAAACTTTCCAGGCAATTATAAACAGAAGAAGTATAAGAAAATATAAGTCCTTAAAAATTGAGTCAGAAAAAATCAGTTCAATTCTCAAAGCAGCAATGTATGCTCCAAGTGCGATGAATTTGCAACCATGGCATTTTATTGTCATTAATTCTAAAGATGTTATTAACTCAACTGTAAAATCAGTTCCTCATGCTGAGATGATAAAACAATCAGGCAATGCAATCCTGGTGTGTGGAGATTCAAATCTTGAAAAGAATGAAAGCTGGTTGATTCAGAATTGCTCTGCTGCAGTACAGAATATTCTTCTTTCTGCTTATGAGCTTGGTCTCGGAAGTTGCTGGATTGCTGTTCAAGGTATAGACGAAGTAGTGAAAAATCTTAAAGACCAATTTAAATTGCCTTCAGAAATTATTCCGATAGCACTAGTTGCTATTGGTTATCCGGATGAAGAAGTAAAATCTGAAGAGAGATTTAATATGGAAAAAGTCCACTTTAACAAATGGTGA
- a CDS encoding IS5 family transposase: protein MRSNKINNIDLFTSSANDKFTKHIKTQSKQALEIINNKINWTKLLRPLEETIKKTKQNNSPAGRRTFDLLVIVKCFILQSIYNLSDPRLEEEIADRRSFQIFLGLNSSDSIPDETTICRYRELFATLELDKKLFYEFNKQLTELKLIVGKGTIVDATIKQAHAKPNSNRDNDADFTIKRGKTYYGYKGHIAIDEDSQVIKSVEFTKASIHDSNAFDQLVDYSEQAIFADKAYANKTRRNKLEAIGIFDGILAKGYRNKPLSKSEKKVNKLLSTIRNKVERPFAYMKQVLQYQQCSYYDIGRNRFEFIMCAFVYNIRRLITLST from the coding sequence ATGAGAAGCAACAAAATCAACAACATCGATTTATTTACATCATCAGCAAACGATAAGTTCACAAAACATATAAAAACTCAGAGTAAACAAGCTTTGGAAATAATAAACAACAAAATAAACTGGACAAAGCTATTAAGACCATTAGAAGAAACAATTAAAAAGACAAAACAAAATAATTCACCAGCAGGCAGAAGAACATTCGATTTGCTTGTAATTGTTAAATGCTTTATTCTCCAAAGCATTTATAATCTTTCCGATCCACGTTTGGAGGAAGAGATAGCAGACCGTAGAAGCTTTCAGATATTTCTTGGTCTTAATAGTTCAGACTCAATTCCAGATGAAACAACTATATGCAGATACAGAGAACTTTTTGCAACTTTAGAGTTAGACAAGAAACTATTTTATGAATTTAACAAACAACTAACAGAACTGAAGCTGATTGTCGGAAAAGGAACAATAGTAGATGCCACAATAAAACAGGCACACGCAAAACCAAACAGCAATAGAGACAACGATGCAGACTTTACAATCAAAAGGGGCAAGACATATTATGGTTACAAAGGACACATTGCAATCGATGAAGACAGTCAAGTAATAAAGTCAGTTGAGTTTACCAAAGCAAGCATTCACGATTCAAATGCATTTGATCAATTAGTTGACTATTCCGAACAGGCTATCTTTGCTGATAAAGCTTATGCAAATAAAACAAGGAGAAATAAACTTGAAGCCATAGGTATTTTTGATGGCATCTTAGCAAAAGGTTATCGGAATAAACCTCTAAGCAAATCAGAAAAGAAAGTTAACAAGCTGCTTTCTACAATCAGAAATAAAGTTGAAAGACCATTTGCTTATATGAAACAAGTCTTGCAATACCAACAATGTAGTTACTATGATATAGGGCGAAACAGGTTTGAGTTTATAATGTGTGCTTTTGTTTACAATATTAGGAGACTTATCACATTATCGACTTAA
- a CDS encoding sensor histidine kinase, giving the protein MQSQNIQDVGVKEMFRESINRIRSMAIIHEYLYRSDNQSEIDLSLYIESLADNLLSVYADTKKELIINYSMDNVFTDFDIAIPVGLIVNEIVTNSIKHGFLERPKGKIDIFLEKNKSKIKLTIRDNGVGIPVNLDVDYSKTLGLQLIKLLVTQLNGEYKIYREDGTTVQIEIPFKELKPD; this is encoded by the coding sequence TTGCAGAGTCAGAATATTCAAGATGTTGGTGTTAAAGAAATGTTCAGAGAAAGTATTAATCGTATTCGTTCAATGGCAATAATTCATGAATATCTTTACAGAAGCGATAATCAATCGGAAATTGATCTTTCTCTTTACATCGAATCTCTGGCTGATAATTTATTATCTGTTTATGCTGATACTAAAAAAGAGCTAATCATAAATTATAGTATGGATAATGTTTTTACTGATTTTGATATTGCAATTCCTGTTGGATTAATTGTAAATGAAATCGTAACAAACTCAATTAAACATGGTTTTTTAGAAAGACCCAAAGGTAAGATTGACATTTTTCTGGAAAAGAATAAATCTAAAATCAAACTTACAATCAGAGATAATGGAGTCGGCATCCCTGTTAATCTCGATGTTGATTACAGTAAGACTTTGGGATTACAGTTAATTAAACTTCTGGTTACTCAGTTAAACGGAGAGTATAAAATCTATCGTGAAGATGGTACTACAGTGCAAATCGAAATTCCTTTTAAAGAATTAAAACCAGATTGA
- a CDS encoding lytic transglycosylase domain-containing protein produces MKNYSLTKLKPVHFFASGTALTILLFVLIFGFQSNINNDDDKNQSSSQFIITQPEIPDEVYLFGEKLPLENFEVYERLDREMIVNAYWHSATILALKRANRWFPVIEPILKKNNIPDDFKYLAVAESNLENVVSPAGATGFWQFIKSAAVKYGLEVNDEVDERYDVEKSTEAACRYLKDAYQKFGSWTMAAAAYNAGINGIDKWSSLQKTNNYYNLVLGIETSRYIARVAAIKIIMENPEKYGFSLAEKDLYKPLKYKEVVLDSSVSDFANYASSLGINYKTLKLYNPWLRDTLLKNKEGKKYVIKIPEEGSIKLIGEN; encoded by the coding sequence ATGAAAAATTATTCGTTGACAAAATTAAAACCTGTTCATTTTTTTGCATCAGGTACAGCACTAACTATTTTGCTTTTCGTATTGATATTCGGCTTCCAATCGAACATTAATAATGACGATGATAAAAATCAGAGTTCATCGCAATTCATAATTACTCAACCAGAAATTCCTGATGAGGTTTATTTATTCGGAGAAAAGCTTCCGCTTGAGAATTTTGAAGTATACGAAAGACTTGATCGGGAAATGATTGTAAATGCTTACTGGCACTCGGCAACAATACTTGCACTCAAAAGAGCCAACAGATGGTTTCCGGTAATAGAACCGATTCTGAAAAAGAATAATATTCCCGATGACTTTAAGTATCTCGCAGTAGCTGAAAGTAATCTTGAGAATGTAGTCTCTCCGGCTGGTGCAACAGGTTTCTGGCAATTTATAAAATCGGCAGCGGTCAAATATGGACTTGAAGTAAATGATGAAGTTGATGAAAGATATGATGTTGAAAAATCAACTGAAGCTGCTTGCAGATATTTAAAGGATGCATATCAGAAGTTTGGAAGCTGGACAATGGCCGCAGCAGCTTATAATGCGGGTATTAATGGAATTGATAAATGGAGCTCTTTGCAAAAGACGAATAACTATTATAATCTTGTTCTGGGTATCGAAACATCGCGTTATATTGCCCGTGTAGCAGCAATAAAAATTATAATGGAAAATCCTGAAAAGTATGGATTTAGTCTGGCTGAGAAAGATTTGTATAAACCGTTAAAGTATAAAGAAGTTGTTCTTGATTCATCTGTTTCAGACTTTGCCAATTATGCATCGTCACTTGGTATTAATTATAAAACATTAAAGTTGTATAATCCCTGGCTCAGAGATACTCTGCTGAAAAATAAAGAAGGTAAAAAATATGTTATCAAAATTCCCGAAGAAGGCAGCATAAAACTGATTGGAGAAAATTAG
- a CDS encoding thioredoxin family protein, translating into MENQSIISFDEFQKFVEANPSVCFYLSTPKCNVCKILKPKVVELIGTKFPQIRFVYVDLNEAKEIAGQLSVFAVPTILIYFDSKEVIRASRNISLEMLGEQIERYYQLMFE; encoded by the coding sequence ATGGAAAATCAATCAATAATCAGTTTTGACGAGTTTCAAAAATTTGTAGAGGCGAATCCTTCTGTTTGTTTTTATCTTAGCACACCAAAATGCAATGTATGTAAAATTCTTAAACCAAAGGTAGTTGAGTTAATCGGAACAAAATTCCCTCAGATTAGATTTGTTTATGTTGATTTGAACGAAGCAAAGGAAATTGCCGGACAGCTTTCTGTGTTTGCTGTTCCGACAATCCTGATTTATTTCGATAGTAAAGAAGTAATAAGAGCATCAAGAAATATTTCACTTGAAATGCTTGGTGAGCAAATTGAAAGATATTATCAGCTGATGTTTGAATGA
- a CDS encoding FKBP-type peptidyl-prolyl cis-trans isomerase: MPIGANKVVTLNFTLKDEQGNILDTTENAQPFSYISGQEQILPKLEEEVDSMIIGGKKHISIPAAEAYGEYNEEVVQVVGRENFPQDFLLEVGMQYIASAPDGTKMPFTITNVEGDDITIDFNHPLAGKDLEFDVELLDVRDASPEELAHGHVHGPDGHHHH, from the coding sequence ATGCCAATTGGCGCTAACAAAGTTGTAACACTCAACTTTACATTAAAAGACGAACAGGGAAATATTCTCGATACCACCGAGAATGCTCAACCATTTTCTTATATAAGTGGACAGGAACAAATACTCCCCAAATTAGAAGAAGAAGTTGATAGTATGATTATTGGTGGTAAAAAACACATTTCAATTCCGGCAGCTGAAGCTTATGGTGAATATAATGAAGAGGTTGTACAGGTTGTGGGAAGAGAAAATTTTCCTCAGGATTTTCTGCTCGAAGTTGGAATGCAATACATTGCTTCTGCACCTGACGGAACTAAAATGCCTTTCACAATTACAAATGTTGAAGGTGATGATATAACAATTGATTTCAATCATCCGCTTGCAGGCAAAGATCTTGAGTTTGATGTTGAACTTCTTGATGTGCGTGATGCTTCGCCCGAAGAATTAGCTCACGGTCATGTTCACGGACCTGATGGACATCATCATCACTAA